aATAGACATTAAATAGTTCTTATTAATAAACgcttattaattcatagcctaatgcaacaattacatatgtaaattgtcaaaactttataattatgacattaaatatttacattttgatgtaacagtatttgtatctgtaacaatcactaAATTATTCATATCTGCATTCGGATCAAACCAGGGGGAACGTTgtagttacttgataagaccgttatgactatcttttttttcatagttatcactgaacaagtatgccatgctaaactaaaataattattaatttctaaaaatatatttatcatgcaagcagagagatgtcatgacaaacgtttagtgatcatttgaacacgactgaattaattcaatgcgcacattttcattacgcagaactctttaagcgagtgttttttttttttttttttttttttttttttttttttttttttaacttgccacgcaaaccagcaaaagataaagatgcaaacatgtaggccaaGTAGAAACTGTATCTGTATCTAAGATGATTATTAGCCGAGAGAACTGGtttgtttttgagagactgagacgcgcaacgcggctgtttgattggtgagcgcgctgtgatTGTTCCATTCATTCGTATCAGAGAGGCAACatcaatgcggtgtttgatttgcgctcttttcattcataaagtttacattcaacTTCACACTCTATTACGtaactttagaggtctgtgtataatattgcgctgatccaccagttcaactgttatctagcaaacagcagagtgtgccaACCTCACctgaatattcaggcagaattattccttgtccgttattcgtttttgaagccattctTCGTGCCTTCCGAATACAGTATTCGGCTtcaggcacacccctaattattacattacatatttaaaattttacatgcaacatagataaagtcatagaaagtaatagctacacgcaatattgtaatcctaaaattcagtCGTTCTTGCAaactctgtgcatgcattatggttaatacatgctcgagtagtcgagCGCTGACTAGTGTTTGAAGTAttcgatcactcgactactcgactagtctatgcaagccctaatatatatatatattttaatagtttgagatttgtttttatatttttgttttattttatttttaaaattagtttaacctaaaactatatagaatatatatatatatatatatatatatatatatatatatatatatatatatatgaaatcacTGTTCCTATTTTGATTTTCAATccatttttacagtacaatagtattattaaagtagtaatatatttctaataaggaaaatcacaacaataattattattactattattaattatttatcataattatttatatgcatgTCATAAGTactataattttacaatatatatatatatatatatatatatatatatatataattactattcaaattttttaatgcacttttttattttagagtataataagattattaaaatagtaatttattttttgtggaatagtaataatattagcATATACTGTAGTCACaatgtgattttcttttcttttcttttttttttacaaattgtgcAGCCTTTCAAAATAAGCACagcaaatgtaaacaaatttaaaaaaaaaattaaaaaatcacaattttatcaggaaaaaaatacagtttgattttttttcccctaaaccGTTCAGCCCTAGGCAAAACACACTTACATTCAGGAGAGATTTCGCTTAAATAAATGCGTCTAGTTTGAGGATGAAATGTTTTCACTGGTTGAGAACATGATCTTCGCGGTGTGAAGGCCCTGTGTAAACATGGCCAGACTGTTCAGATGCACGGCGGATCTTCATGGGTTTGAGTTTGGTGTGATTTGTGTCTCTCTCAGGCTGCCATACGCAAAGAGCTCAACGAGTTCAAAAGCACAGAGATGGAGGTGCATGAGTCCAGTCGACATCTAACCaggtgaacacaaacacatcgaTATCTGACGCCACTCGTCTGTCTGCCTTCTGTGTACTGCACTGTTATTATTAGCTGATTCCTAATGATGATGAGAAAGAAATCAAGCTTTTTTAATATTCCCCTTTTGTCTATTTACAgctattttttattgaaaatatgcattttaattcaatataaatatacagaaataatctattattttaatttcagtatgtatgttttataatgAACACCTTGTAttttctgtctatatatctatctctctataataaaaaaagaaataaatatttttaaatataaatatatatatagattatacatttaatatagcaatatatttcttattttgtttacattttatatatatattttttattgacttctatatacaatttattaaattaatacatttattcagtaaggatgcattaaatagtttATACAGTAAGTGACATCAGTTATTTCCAActttataaatgcctttactctttcaaataaatgctgttcttttcaactttttattcatgtttttattctgaaaaaattCTGTATCacgtttccactaaaatattgtgcagcacgactgttttcaacattgataataattagaaatgtttcttgataataaatcatcatattagaatgatttctgaagatcatgtgacactgaagactggagtaatgatgctgaaaatacagctgtgcatcacagaaatacattacagtttaacagagattcacatagaaaacagttattttaaattcgaataatatttaacaatttctactgttttttaatcaaataaatgcagccttgataaacataagattctgttttaaataaaaaaaagtagtgtatatttagACATCTACATatgtttcttaatatatatatatacttaatatacataaaattaaatgtcgtgtaaaaatgtcttttaatattttataaacatttaaaattgtacacAAATCACATTCATATACATGATGTCTCAGTCTGTTTGAAGCACTAGATTGCTACAGTATTTAATGTAAACAGCACGTCACTCTGTTCTGGTTCAAATGATATGGTCAAGTgaagcacattgcattgtgggatggaCATCATGTTTACTGTGTTGTCATTCTTGTGTTCTCTGCAGGTTTCATCGGCCGTAGAGCCgcttcagtccatcagtgaactctctctctctggtttggAGCTGTTCGTCTCTAACGGACTCTGAAGAGACTCTGTGCTGCTGGATTTGATCAGGAATCACTCGCAGCAGATCTGAGCTGATCCTGCTGGACTCTCAGCGAGCTGACGATCTGTCTGTGTGCcgatatttctgtatattttgacAAAACTGATCTATTATGTGCTCTTCGCCatgaatttctctttttttgtgtttttttgtttctccaGGCGATGGTTTTTAATGCAGCAGATGATGTAGTTGATTTTCTACTTGTAACTGATAAACTATTCCAGTCCTCTTAGTTTTTAAAAAACGgagaacacaaaagaaacaacTTTTCTAATGAGCGCAAACCACATGATTACAAGCCGTCttaaaagaaatagttcagcCGGAAAGGAAAATTAGCtggaaatgtgctcaccctcagatcatccgagtttgtttcttcatcagatttgtagaaatgtagcattgcatcagtgtctcagcaatggatgtgaatgggtgccgtcagaataaaaacgtcacaataatccacagcactccggtaacatcagtgaacatctggagaagaccaaagctgaaacaaatattgtgattgtgatgtttttatcagctgtttggactctcattccgacggcacccattcactgtgatgcaatgcaacatttctccaaatctgatgaagaaacaaacccaagGGTGGTATCATTTCCAGCAAATTATTCAGCGTTGGATTAACTATTCCTTTGATTCCACATTTCTTGCTTGTTTTTAACTTGCGTGCATCTGCGAGACACTTTTATCCagtgcttttaaatatttatttttatcagttcattCATTCCCTGGGAGTCAAACCCGTGATGTTGGCTGCTGTTTTAAGTCATAAAACCCAAGAACATCTTTAACCAATAACAAAAAAGCAATGTTTGCCACGCCCACactgctgaccaatcagaggagGCGATCTGGACGAGTGACAGGACAGAGCAATAACGTGTTAAGAGTGACTGATTGTTCATGAGTCCTGTGGAGTGTTTTCAAACCGGGTTTTTGTTCCTCCTTCGTCTCATTTTGCGCTCATTGGTGCTCAGCCGTCATGTGATCGAGCGTTGGGCGACCCTTTAAACCCCGCCCACTTTACAGGGGGTTGCTTtgccaaaataaaaccaaaacagtgAAAGGAATCACAATAATCAGTGTTACATtagtttctttttgtattttattcacagtgATCATACAGATATAGCAACAGTAACATCATAAAAAGAAGCTCATTCTGATTTACATTAAGGTCTCAACTAATGAGTAATATTTGTTACAACATTTAATCTtcgattataataataatacagttcacagtgcattatttaatgtgaacaaatgcaatttttaatttattcaactaacattataagtgtactacaaggaattattttataatttcattactACATAAACTATTGTTCTTTAGTTGAGGAaaaaggaattattttattttaattatattaactttaacttttaatttaaatgtctatttttaaatgttgaaattaacattgtAATTGCATTACAaagaattgttttataattgtattttattattacatgaaCAACTTGTTTTAAAGAGCAGGGAGTtgcttattttactgtaatagtaataataataataataataacaaaatgttaacaaatacaacttttaattttaaaaagtttttatttgctaacattaatttatgttaacataaacagttattaaaataaagtaaatattaaatacaactttttttactaaaatattgaCATCACCAAACTAAGcgtaataaattagttttttttgttgatttcaaaatttattagtaaaaacgttgtatttaatatttacatttttattttaataactattaatattaacaaattaatgttaacaaaaaatatttttattttagaaatgtattagtaaattcattaatattataattattattactacattaccatttttttttaaatgatgaataaCAAGCAATGACtttagttaatattattaaaatttaacaaaaaataaactcctcattcctcaatttaaaaaaaaaaaaagttaatgtagtagtattaatagtaataataaataagaaaataattcccCGTAATGCAATTACAATGTAAATTTACTAATCTATTTTCAAAAtcaagttgtatttgttaacatgacttaatgcactgtgaactcaTGAATAATGaccaactgtatttttattaaacactgacaaagattattaaatgctgtgcAAATCCTCACTGTTAGTTCATAAAGAAATGAGaccttattataaattgttaccACTGTAACAATGTGTGCCGAGGTGTTTTtatgttcatatattatttataaatatttttaactgacTTTGATACTGAACACATTGGCAGGGCATTACAGGAAAAGTTCATATATAAATTCCTGACTTTATTTATCACCCTCATTTGTTCCAGActtacatgttatttttttctgtggctCATTAAAGAGATTTCTGAGACTTTTAAGCACTTTTCCTGATCTTACGAATCATAtgaactcatacaggtttggaacgacatgatggtgtaaaaataactgtatttttggcCGATTGGtgaccacacacacccacagaagAGCAGACGTCGTCATGTTTTGAATGATTGATGTGTTTCTGTTTCCAGTCGTTAGCGGTTCTCTCTTCCGCTGCTGCTATTGGCTCCGAGAGCGGGAGGCATGTCATGTACCGTACTGTCACTCCTGAATGATGATGTAAACCAACCTAATAAAAGAGCGAGCACACACAGCTGACGTTCCTGTCGTCCAGGTCTGAGCACTGTGAGTCAAACTCAGAAATGATGGATTATACAGAGTGCATGGGCGTCCCGCAGTGTTTGTGCCACAGATCGATGGCTTTAGTGACGATGGCGTCTGTGTTCTCCTGCGGCATCTGTACAGAGAGACCCAAGAGATCAGAAGCGCTTTAGCAACTTTACAGCTTTATGTAGGTGCATCAAAAACTTAAATGTTAAATCACAGAAACTACAGAAAAGGGTTGGGAAATTTTTCTGGGTTCAATATTCTATTCATTCTATTAATTCATATTCTATTCAATATAATTTGtggcaaaatgttaatttaatattattcataaaaataaaataaattaaaataaacaaaataataaaactaataattaactGTTCCCCAATAAAAAAaacgtataataataataaattaaaaaaatatatatttaatataataaataaaattttaaaataaagtaattcaaTTCCTCAATTAAAAACAGTAcctcatataataataataataataataaaatgatgtttaataaaattaataaaataaaagaaaaaattattaaataaataaataaaataataaaattgtcccttatttaaaaaatggaatttcatataataataataaatgaaataatagtatttaatataataaatttaataatactaaaataattccTTGTTCCTCAATCAAAACAgtagttcaaataaaataaactgtatattaataaaaatataaataataaagtaattacttgctcaattaaaaaaacagatagcaatataataatgataataatgatgttacttaaatgaattaataaaataaaacgaataaaaaatatttgatgtacctcaattaaaaaaaaaaaaaacagtagtacatttaatagtaataaaataaataaaatattgttattttatataaataaggGTTTCTCAAAAAACAGTGGTTgatataagaagaagaagaatcaattaaatgataaaatcattAGTGAAAGTCTATGGAACGAGAGCACTGGaggattttaaaagatttttttaaatgaatttacctGAAAAGAATCATAATGTaaagatgaaaaaatgaaaaatttaacaaACCCATTTTTGCCCTGATATGTAACTGAAAGAGTAATGTTTGCGGCTCACATTAGACAGGAAGTTGTAAACTCCATCCGGGTCACTCATTCCCATCAGCATGATCTTATAGCTGAGCAGAATCTCCACGGCAACAAACACCAGGATCTTACAGGAGCCGCTGATGACTTTATCCCAAACCCTgccgaccaatcacagcgcagcaCAGTCCATCAGGCAGCCAATCACACAAGAGCACGATCAATTAATcacaagagataaaaaaaaaacactgataataatcagaaatgtttcttgagcagtaaatcatcatattagaatgatttctgaagatcatgtgacactgaagactggagtaatgatgctgaaaatacagctgtgcatcacagaaataaattacattttaatatatattcacatagaaaccagctgtttgaaatggtaaaaatatttcagaattgtttctgtatttttaagaggAATCAGTAAACCGCAGGACGTCATTGTGTCCTGACCTCTGTAGGCTGGACTCTGGTAAACAGCCAGCAAAGCAGCGTCTGAACCAGAGACAGTACGGCAGCGAGCGCAGCGCTCCAGACGTCTTCAGATGAGCCAGCAGAGCGGCGTCCTCCTGAGACAGGAAGTGCTCCAAACTCTTCGGCTGAAACACACAGAGAACGTGCTTTCAGTTCAGAACAGCTGAGAGTAGCTTTACATCAATGAGCCGAACGAAACATGGACTATTTCTGTGGTGTTTCTGAACTTGGCAAGACATAAGGATGagttaatgtaataaaataataataataacttgttaTTATTCCTTAATGTCGAAAAAACAAATCTGGTGTTAAAAGGAAAACAAGCAAATTGATTTAacacttaaacattaaaaaatgataaaaagtaatataaaaataacagctgttatcttttattataatgtcaaaatgaaaaaaataaccacttaataccaacaataaaaaaaacatttataaataaataaataaaaacaataataatagtaaaacacaaaataagttactttatttaaaaacttgtTCTAGATGGTTGTTATAGacttaaaccaaaattaaaaatgcataaaaacaaattaaataatattaataataataactgttattattcaATATAGTGTTAAAAGGAAAAAGTGAAACACTTAagttaaatatcatataaaacatataatgatAAGAACACTAtatacatgttttaatttattatttcaaaaagaaaaagttaaaaactGTTCTGGATGGTTATTGAAcatttaaaccaacaacatgactaataaagtaataataataatgacaataaaaataaaaaacaactgataTTACAGCTGATTATTacagcatccaaaaaaaaaaaaaatatatatatatatatatatatatatatctatatatatatatatatatatatatatatatatatatatatatatatctattttgcATGGTTACTAACCCCTAAACgaaaatttaaaaagcataaaaataataaatgaaaacagtaatattactcATAATCACTGTTAATACATATTATGgtgtttaaaaaataagtaaaattattgaaatcttaaataaatcagcaataataaacttaaaaaaaaaatgatggaacaacaacattacaaaagtaataataagtgttatttatttttctgtggttATATATCTACAaggttattttaaacattcataataataataataataataataataataataataatacattatttatcattatcgtttatcattatttgttatcatttatcatagagtaaaaaaattattattaataaatcatattaaaaacgTTGTTAGCGGTTCCTTTAGCAGGTTAAGGTGTACCAGGTGAGGGATGGAGTCTCCAAACTTGAGCTTGAACTGGTTGATGAAACATCTGATGAGCCAATAACAGTCGACCGGGTCATCGACGATCTCCTCCATCGCTCTGCCGATAGCCAGGAAGTTTTCATCCTCGTCGTCCTGGAAGAACACCATCAAACCTGAGCCATGAGGAAACATGTGCTGCTGGCCTGTATACAGTACAGCTAATGATTTATCAATAACACTTGCTTCTCTGGATGACCTTATATGAAGCACCATGGCTTCAAACGAGTTCTACTTGAAACCCAagctctga
The sequence above is drawn from the Cyprinus carpio isolate SPL01 chromosome B20, ASM1834038v1, whole genome shotgun sequence genome and encodes:
- the tbc1d7 gene encoding TBC1 domain family member 7 is translated as MADDPQRNFRSAYYEKVGFRGVEEKKSLEILLKDNPLDVEKLSTFSQRFPLPSMYRIHVWKVLLGILPPHSDSHALVSRYRLEQFDDVNGALTAMRFIHASTPATELYLRMYQLESRQLPRRSELRPPDDEDENFLAIGRAMEEIVDDPVDCYWLIRCFINQFKLKFGDSIPHLPKSLEHFLSQEDAALLAHLKTSGALRSLPYCLWFRRCFAGCLPESSLQRVWDKVISGSCKILVFVAVEILLSYKIMLMGMSDPDGVYNFLSNMPQENTDAIVTKAIDLWHKHCGTPMHSV